The Verrucomicrobium spinosum DSM 4136 = JCM 18804 genome includes a region encoding these proteins:
- the rnhA gene encoding ribonuclease HI yields MESVLPQVIIHTDGGCLGNPGVGGWAAVLESCGRRKEISGGEPATTNNRMELRAAIEALSHLKKTCAVEMHTDSQYVRNGITKWLAGWKKNGWKTASKQRVKNEDLWSTLDAAAQRHQVSWHWVKGHAGHDDNERCDQLCGEAMEAVKKQHTRQQLAAALVAFKDTGR; encoded by the coding sequence ATGGAATCGGTCCTCCCTCAAGTCATCATCCACACCGACGGCGGCTGCCTTGGCAACCCCGGCGTGGGTGGATGGGCGGCGGTTCTGGAGTCGTGCGGACGTCGCAAGGAGATCAGCGGGGGTGAGCCAGCCACGACGAACAATCGGATGGAGCTGCGCGCGGCCATCGAGGCGCTCTCCCACCTGAAAAAAACCTGCGCTGTGGAGATGCACACGGACTCCCAATACGTCCGCAACGGCATCACCAAATGGCTGGCGGGGTGGAAGAAAAACGGATGGAAAACGGCCAGCAAGCAGCGCGTGAAGAATGAAGATCTCTGGAGCACACTCGATGCCGCGGCACAACGGCACCAAGTGAGCTGGCACTGGGTCAAGGGGCATGCCGGGCATGATGACAACGAACGCTGTGACCAGCTCTGTGGGGAGGCGATGGAGGCGGTCAAGAAACAGCACACCCGCCAGCAACTTGCTGCTGCGCTGGTGGCTTTTAAAGACACCGGGAGGTGA
- a CDS encoding arylsulfatase, whose translation MKTSLLTLLATVCSVAAAAPSERPNVVVMLVDDMGWSDIGCYGGELKTPNLDALAKGGVRFTQFYNAARCCPTRASLLTGLYPHQAGVGHMTDERRDEKGNALPGYSGRLNDTSVTIAEVLGQAGYFTAMTGKWHVGQNLGVVPDKRGFQRTLTAAAGGFYFPEAKNARLFYNGEEVAKDKEGGPVSKEWYSSDLWADFGLKFVDEALAAKKPFFLYTAFNAPHFPLQAPEEDIARWRGKFKAGWDKLREERYRRQIAAGLIDEKWPLSPCPAEVPAWESLTPEQQDRYDHLMAIYAAVIERMDRAVGQLVDGLKQRGQLDNTLILFLSDNGGNAEAGVPGRSNGKNLGSADSDVFIGQCWATLNNTPFVRYKHYTDEGGISTPLIAHWPGGIPAARRGVLEKQPGHLIDILATAVDASGAEYPKEFNGKAITPKAGISLLPALKGESLARSQPIFWEHEGNRAVRDGDLKLVALENQPWRLYDLAADRSEQNDLAAARPDVVKALADKWQTWAASSNVLPLGGWRAGPRKKGPNRFTLKSGDHLDGEKAPGVAGRGFTLTAKFEATDGDSEGVLVAHGGTAHGYSLSFQQGKLTFAVRRDGKITQVGVPEAVKGPQTAVATLGADGAISLSVGGSVATAKAEGVIAANPKDGLDVGNDLGAPVGPYAKAAPFKGKIDSVEIVISRN comes from the coding sequence ATGAAAACCTCTCTACTGACTCTTTTGGCGACGGTCTGCTCCGTTGCTGCCGCCGCCCCCTCTGAAAGACCCAACGTCGTGGTCATGCTGGTCGATGACATGGGCTGGTCGGACATTGGCTGCTATGGCGGCGAGCTGAAGACACCAAACCTGGACGCTCTGGCCAAGGGAGGGGTGCGTTTCACCCAGTTCTACAATGCGGCACGCTGCTGCCCCACGCGCGCCTCCCTCCTCACCGGGCTGTATCCGCACCAGGCAGGTGTGGGCCACATGACCGATGAACGGCGCGATGAGAAGGGCAACGCTCTCCCAGGATATTCAGGCCGGCTCAATGACACCTCCGTCACCATTGCCGAGGTGTTGGGCCAGGCGGGCTACTTCACCGCCATGACGGGCAAATGGCATGTGGGCCAGAACTTGGGAGTGGTGCCAGACAAGCGCGGATTCCAGCGCACTCTGACGGCCGCCGCCGGTGGCTTCTACTTCCCCGAGGCCAAGAACGCGCGCCTTTTCTACAATGGCGAGGAGGTTGCCAAAGACAAAGAGGGCGGGCCAGTGTCCAAAGAATGGTACTCCAGCGATCTGTGGGCAGACTTTGGTCTGAAGTTCGTGGATGAGGCGCTCGCCGCGAAGAAGCCGTTTTTCCTCTACACCGCCTTCAATGCCCCGCACTTCCCGTTGCAGGCTCCGGAGGAGGACATCGCCCGCTGGCGTGGCAAGTTCAAGGCAGGCTGGGACAAGCTGCGTGAGGAGCGCTATCGTCGCCAGATCGCCGCTGGGCTCATCGATGAGAAGTGGCCGCTCTCTCCCTGCCCCGCAGAGGTGCCTGCGTGGGAAAGCCTCACGCCGGAGCAGCAGGACCGCTATGACCACCTCATGGCCATTTATGCCGCCGTCATCGAGCGCATGGACCGCGCGGTGGGGCAACTGGTGGATGGGCTGAAACAGCGCGGCCAGCTCGACAACACGCTCATCCTCTTCCTGAGCGACAACGGCGGCAATGCGGAGGCTGGTGTGCCGGGGCGCTCCAACGGAAAGAATCTGGGCAGTGCGGACTCTGACGTCTTCATCGGCCAGTGCTGGGCCACGCTCAACAACACCCCGTTTGTGCGCTACAAGCACTACACGGACGAGGGCGGCATCTCCACACCGCTGATCGCCCATTGGCCGGGTGGCATCCCTGCGGCACGCCGTGGCGTCCTGGAAAAGCAACCCGGCCACTTGATCGACATTCTCGCGACGGCGGTGGATGCCTCCGGCGCGGAGTACCCGAAGGAATTCAACGGCAAAGCCATCACCCCCAAAGCGGGCATCAGTCTGCTTCCGGCGCTGAAAGGCGAATCCCTGGCCCGCAGCCAGCCGATCTTTTGGGAGCATGAGGGTAATCGTGCGGTGCGTGACGGTGATCTCAAGCTCGTCGCTCTGGAGAATCAGCCCTGGCGTCTCTATGATCTGGCGGCAGATCGCAGTGAGCAAAACGACCTCGCGGCCGCACGGCCCGACGTGGTGAAGGCCCTTGCGGACAAGTGGCAAACCTGGGCGGCAAGCTCGAATGTGCTTCCGTTGGGAGGGTGGCGGGCTGGCCCGCGAAAGAAGGGGCCCAACCGTTTCACCCTGAAGAGCGGTGACCACCTCGATGGTGAGAAGGCCCCGGGCGTGGCGGGCAGAGGGTTCACCCTCACCGCGAAGTTTGAGGCGACAGATGGCGACAGTGAGGGCGTCCTCGTCGCTCATGGCGGCACGGCCCACGGATACTCTCTCTCCTTCCAGCAGGGCAAGTTGACGTTCGCGGTGCGCCGTGATGGCAAAATCACCCAGGTGGGCGTGCCGGAAGCCGTCAAAGGACCGCAGACCGCCGTCGCCACCTTGGGAGCGGATGGAGCGATTTCGCTCTCGGTCGGCGGGAGTGTGGCCACTGCGAAAGCAGAGGGCGTCATCGCGGCCAATCCCAAGGACGGTCTCGATGTTGGCAATGACCTCGGTGCCCCTGTGGGGCCCTATGCGAAGGCGGCTCCCTTCAAGGGCAAGATCGACTCCGTAGAGATTGTGATTTCCAGGAACTGA
- a CDS encoding right-handed parallel beta-helix repeat-containing protein has protein sequence MFTKYLLPSSLLILWCAPSISAAPDSPDPVIVSSLAELSQKAAESGLGVKMTPGVYRLADYLPLATMRERAQRKAWQFITFSGSNNTFDLTGVTIELDTSLRAALRSPIHTDEFLINGSNVTLKGLTITSVGDGKANGGAVLGVAGQGTTLRDCTIHVQGSAPYGYGDLFGKGGLKHSGVHITGSQTTIIGCRIYSRSFGHGFYLQEDCHDVRFEDCHVEGVMRSTDEMLKETDGLAVKRNFQTVIKTHAGNYQILPGYMKALGEDAFRTYGQHRNLTVKNCTAKNMRGGFELRTQTAPRVEGCTALGCERGFWVSTGATLLQCKGDVQYGPLLFVEGDDATVEVSLVPSDDSNIKVHQTAAIYGRRNKITITSLGDPALLPPILLGFAPPGMGTGLSPVSERDAREIVLCNETALPVVIGSRAAKCEVATRGPVLENKGKDIKITSLREIQAAPGER, from the coding sequence GTGTTTACGAAATACCTCCTGCCGTCCTCCCTGCTGATCCTGTGGTGTGCTCCCTCAATCTCCGCTGCTCCTGACAGCCCAGATCCGGTCATTGTCTCAAGCCTGGCTGAGCTCTCCCAAAAGGCGGCCGAAAGCGGCCTGGGGGTGAAGATGACACCCGGGGTGTATCGCCTGGCGGACTACCTCCCTCTGGCGACCATGCGGGAGCGGGCCCAGCGGAAGGCATGGCAGTTCATCACCTTCAGCGGGAGCAACAACACCTTCGACCTCACCGGCGTGACCATTGAGCTGGACACGTCGTTGAGGGCGGCCCTCCGTTCACCCATTCACACCGATGAGTTCCTCATCAACGGCAGCAATGTGACTCTGAAGGGGCTGACGATCACCAGCGTGGGTGATGGCAAGGCGAATGGCGGGGCAGTGCTGGGCGTGGCAGGTCAGGGCACCACCCTGCGCGATTGCACCATTCACGTGCAGGGGTCAGCGCCGTACGGCTATGGCGATCTGTTCGGCAAAGGGGGGCTCAAGCACAGCGGGGTGCATATCACCGGCAGCCAGACCACCATCATCGGCTGCAGGATCTACTCGCGCTCCTTCGGCCACGGCTTCTACCTGCAGGAGGATTGCCATGACGTCCGCTTTGAGGACTGTCATGTGGAGGGGGTGATGCGATCAACTGACGAGATGCTGAAAGAGACGGACGGCCTCGCGGTGAAGCGCAACTTTCAGACCGTGATCAAAACGCATGCTGGAAACTACCAGATCCTTCCGGGTTATATGAAAGCACTGGGGGAGGACGCCTTTCGCACCTATGGCCAGCACAGGAATCTGACGGTGAAGAACTGCACTGCAAAGAACATGCGTGGCGGGTTCGAGCTGCGCACCCAGACCGCGCCCCGGGTGGAGGGTTGCACAGCGCTGGGTTGCGAGCGTGGGTTTTGGGTGTCCACCGGAGCGACCCTCCTGCAATGCAAAGGCGATGTGCAATACGGGCCGCTGCTCTTCGTGGAAGGCGATGACGCCACAGTGGAAGTGAGCCTGGTGCCCTCGGACGACAGCAACATCAAGGTGCACCAGACGGCCGCCATCTACGGCCGCAGAAACAAGATCACGATCACCTCCCTGGGCGATCCGGCGCTCCTCCCGCCCATCCTGCTTGGCTTTGCGCCTCCCGGCATGGGCACCGGCTTGTCTCCAGTCAGTGAGCGGGATGCGCGCGAAATCGTGCTGTGCAATGAGACTGCCCTGCCGGTGGTCATCGGATCGCGGGCGGCCAAGTGCGAGGTGGCCACGCGGGGACCGGTGTTGGAGAACAAGGGCAAGGACATCAAGATCACGAGCCTGAGAGAGATCCAGGCGGCTCCGGGAGAGCGGTGA
- a CDS encoding beta strand repeat-containing protein, whose protein sequence is MFCFRSALILALLALSSLPTVRGQTYWDANGDAAGSGNLGGVWGTDAFWSSNANGLTATGAYVSGSQVVFSAGTDGVGTYTITLSSNQSAAGLNFQEGHVTLAPATTVDFASTQVLTLTGAVPGVNVQNMDSVISSRLTSSGLTKTGLGKLTLNYGTSGSASYFNLAGGAITVNAGTLELAGTGTSANQLNAANGIVVNSGGTFLWSSGVNNISDGAKFTINTGGTLITKVNDQIGTFEGSGLISVQNGSVNLSMGANVTTFSGLITGNGTLQVNNSTGSLTLTNANTFSGGITSQTTITNSGSIRLGHNRAAQNATLRLNNYDTSKINISFATGIGTFVTGGLEGISKLLLQDTTGSAITLQVGNNDVSTVYRGALSGSGGLTKIGSGTLTLTGEFLTVTATTGGVPTTLTSPGAASHTYTGDTTILSGPHTNGGVSSTSVSTLKLDFNALADVSAVSGSTTYLTTATAATSNIVSSSSRLVLGTGRLWVAGNNAGGTASQTFNNTRLLTGRSYVTVTQGTVAGPTVVNLGTITREVVGILEFTLPTGTQSLTNGITTTTANGASGILGGWAIVGNEWAVKNTAGSDIGNVVAAGAGVYTAYAGGDVAGTAITNVLINDASTTVSTGTGTTDVNTVMVRNLAADNSVVNRTIDIAAGETLRLGESGSIWNQGGGTLAIGTAANVGVLTAGGADNTAGEIILHQTGAGEVTLRSSIRDNGTGAVTFIRTGAGGQVVISGVNNHTGGSVFTQGRTRVDNVGGLGSGRVTVTTGGQLWMNASGTYAQAFSLSGSGYGESGIPGALRLAGGQVLSGIITLTGDTRIGAVNASSASTLSGKITGDYALDLSGGASGTNIIVLSNTTNDFTGNLSLNTNLNGTTAFNAALVTVRLGASEVIPNGFGKGNVVLSGGSSAVTLDLNGFSETINSLISYGTHANTFVTNNATGTTSTLTLGDNNTSTLVATNAAYSTYFGGALKDGLGILGLTKVGEGTQTLSGANTYSGVTQINKGILQAGAVNTLSANSDVVLMNDATVILALTNGIADFSQVIKSLSGGGRVNLGTIAAADTVATPGTRLTTGSAADTTYSGQMVGAGGLVKQGAGRFTLTGANTYVGTTTITAGNLQVGLSGAGQTGTGQVTVNAGATLSGTGVVQGATTVQGLISAGDNGGQDLGKLTFSNATSGSLVLAGGGSALDPRVLFTLGGATGNEADPMDGIQTTGWLNGGTGNHDHVEVQGSLTLTSGSVIKVVLADAYTPMWGDVFNLIDWATVTGALNAGTFNVATDLNLQVSDTMTVNGWYWETNQFLTDGIIYVAPEPARVMLILLGMGFSVMGRRRRKKVSARTTLEPGIVKEAGVPSPAQSSVS, encoded by the coding sequence ATGTTCTGCTTCCGATCCGCGCTTATACTTGCTCTACTGGCTCTCTCTTCGCTCCCCACGGTGCGAGGCCAGACGTATTGGGATGCCAACGGAGACGCCGCTGGCTCAGGGAACCTCGGGGGTGTGTGGGGGACGGATGCCTTCTGGTCGAGCAACGCCAATGGCCTGACGGCGACAGGCGCGTATGTCTCTGGGAGTCAGGTGGTGTTCTCCGCAGGCACGGATGGCGTCGGCACTTACACCATCACCCTGTCCAGCAACCAGAGTGCTGCCGGGCTCAATTTTCAGGAGGGGCATGTCACCCTGGCACCGGCCACGACGGTGGACTTCGCCTCCACCCAGGTGCTGACCCTCACGGGAGCGGTGCCCGGTGTGAACGTGCAGAACATGGATTCGGTGATCTCCAGCAGGCTCACCTCGTCAGGATTGACCAAGACCGGGCTGGGCAAGCTCACGCTCAACTACGGCACCTCGGGCAGTGCCAGCTACTTTAACCTGGCGGGTGGTGCCATCACAGTGAACGCGGGTACGCTGGAGCTGGCCGGCACGGGTACCAGCGCGAACCAGCTGAATGCCGCCAATGGCATTGTAGTGAACTCCGGCGGCACGTTCCTGTGGAGCAGCGGGGTCAACAACATCAGCGATGGTGCCAAGTTCACCATCAACACCGGCGGCACGTTGATCACGAAGGTCAACGACCAGATTGGCACCTTCGAGGGGAGCGGTCTCATCTCCGTGCAAAACGGCTCCGTCAATCTCTCCATGGGGGCCAACGTGACCACCTTCTCCGGCCTCATCACCGGCAATGGCACGCTACAGGTGAACAACTCGACGGGCAGCCTGACCCTGACCAACGCCAACACCTTCTCCGGGGGAATCACCTCCCAGACCACCATCACGAACTCCGGTAGCATCCGGTTGGGGCACAATCGGGCGGCGCAGAATGCCACACTCAGGCTCAACAACTACGACACGTCGAAGATCAACATCAGCTTCGCCACCGGCATCGGCACCTTTGTGACAGGCGGTCTGGAGGGCATCAGCAAGCTGCTGCTGCAGGACACGACTGGTTCCGCCATCACCTTGCAGGTGGGAAACAACGATGTCTCCACGGTGTACCGGGGCGCTCTCAGCGGGAGTGGCGGCCTCACCAAGATCGGCAGCGGTACCCTGACCCTGACCGGGGAGTTTCTCACCGTCACCGCCACGACGGGCGGAGTCCCGACCACGTTGACCTCGCCCGGTGCGGCTTCGCACACCTACACCGGTGACACGACCATCCTCTCCGGCCCGCACACCAACGGCGGCGTCAGCTCCACCAGCGTCAGCACGTTGAAGCTGGACTTCAATGCTCTGGCAGACGTGTCCGCCGTCAGCGGAAGCACCACCTATCTGACCACCGCGACGGCAGCGACCTCGAACATCGTAAGCAGTTCCAGCCGCCTGGTGCTCGGGACCGGGAGGCTTTGGGTGGCGGGAAACAACGCCGGCGGCACGGCCAGCCAGACCTTCAACAACACCCGGCTTCTGACCGGTCGCAGCTATGTGACCGTGACCCAGGGGACGGTGGCCGGCCCCACGGTGGTGAATCTGGGCACCATCACCCGGGAGGTGGTGGGCATTCTGGAGTTCACCCTGCCCACAGGCACCCAGAGCCTGACCAACGGTATCACCACCACCACGGCCAACGGTGCCAGTGGCATCCTCGGTGGCTGGGCCATCGTTGGCAACGAGTGGGCGGTGAAGAACACCGCGGGGAGTGACATCGGAAACGTCGTTGCTGCCGGCGCAGGGGTGTACACCGCCTATGCAGGCGGCGATGTGGCGGGCACAGCCATCACCAATGTGTTGATCAATGACGCGTCCACCACCGTCTCCACCGGCACCGGCACCACGGATGTGAACACAGTCATGGTCAGAAATCTGGCCGCGGACAATAGCGTGGTGAACCGCACGATCGACATCGCGGCAGGGGAAACCCTCCGCCTGGGGGAATCTGGCAGCATCTGGAATCAGGGGGGCGGGACCCTGGCGATCGGGACTGCCGCGAATGTGGGTGTGCTCACGGCTGGCGGTGCGGATAACACGGCAGGGGAGATCATTCTGCATCAGACGGGTGCGGGCGAGGTCACCCTGCGGTCATCCATCCGGGACAACGGCACCGGTGCGGTCACGTTCATCCGCACCGGCGCGGGCGGGCAGGTGGTCATCTCCGGGGTGAACAACCACACGGGTGGCAGTGTCTTCACGCAGGGCCGCACCCGGGTGGACAATGTGGGCGGTCTGGGCTCCGGCCGGGTCACCGTCACGACTGGGGGGCAGCTCTGGATGAATGCCTCGGGCACGTACGCCCAGGCGTTTTCCCTCTCGGGTTCAGGTTATGGGGAGTCGGGCATTCCTGGTGCGCTACGCCTCGCTGGCGGGCAGGTGCTCAGCGGCATCATCACGCTCACGGGTGACACACGCATCGGGGCTGTGAATGCGAGCTCCGCCAGCACCCTGTCGGGCAAGATCACCGGGGACTATGCCCTGGATCTCTCTGGCGGCGCCAGTGGCACCAACATCATCGTGCTCAGCAACACGACGAATGATTTTACCGGGAACCTATCGCTCAACACCAATCTCAACGGCACCACCGCCTTTAACGCCGCGCTGGTGACCGTGCGGCTGGGTGCATCTGAAGTCATCCCCAACGGCTTTGGTAAAGGCAATGTAGTGCTGTCCGGTGGCTCCTCGGCGGTGACGCTGGATCTCAACGGGTTCAGTGAAACCATCAACAGCCTGATTTCCTATGGCACGCACGCCAACACCTTTGTGACCAACAACGCCACGGGCACCACCTCCACCCTCACCCTGGGGGACAACAACACAAGCACGCTGGTCGCCACGAATGCCGCCTACAGCACCTACTTCGGCGGGGCCTTGAAGGACGGTCTGGGCATTCTGGGCCTGACCAAGGTGGGAGAGGGCACACAGACCTTGAGCGGGGCCAATACCTACTCTGGCGTGACCCAGATCAACAAGGGCATCCTCCAGGCCGGGGCGGTCAACACGCTTTCCGCGAACTCCGATGTGGTGCTGATGAATGATGCCACCGTGATTCTCGCTCTAACCAACGGCATTGCGGATTTTTCGCAGGTCATCAAGTCCCTCTCAGGAGGTGGCAGGGTCAACCTGGGCACCATCGCCGCCGCCGACACGGTGGCAACGCCCGGCACGCGCCTCACCACGGGCAGTGCCGCAGACACCACGTACTCCGGCCAGATGGTCGGTGCGGGTGGTCTGGTGAAGCAGGGCGCAGGCCGCTTCACCCTCACCGGGGCGAATACGTATGTCGGCACCACCACCATCACGGCAGGGAATCTGCAGGTGGGGCTGTCAGGAGCGGGACAGACGGGCACGGGGCAGGTCACGGTGAATGCGGGGGCCACACTCTCCGGCACCGGCGTGGTGCAGGGGGCCACCACCGTTCAGGGCTTGATCAGTGCCGGGGACAATGGCGGTCAGGACCTGGGCAAGCTCACCTTCAGCAATGCGACCTCCGGCAGCCTGGTGCTGGCAGGGGGCGGCTCCGCGCTGGATCCGCGCGTGCTCTTCACCCTCGGTGGTGCCACCGGGAATGAGGCCGATCCCATGGATGGCATCCAGACCACAGGATGGCTCAATGGCGGGACCGGCAACCACGACCATGTGGAGGTGCAGGGTTCTTTGACGCTGACGAGCGGCAGTGTGATCAAGGTGGTGCTGGCCGATGCCTACACCCCCATGTGGGGAGATGTCTTCAACCTCATCGACTGGGCGACCGTGACGGGTGCGCTCAATGCCGGAACCTTCAATGTTGCCACCGACTTGAATCTCCAGGTGAGTGACACCATGACGGTCAATGGTTGGTACTGGGAAACAAACCAGTTCCTCACAGATGGCATCATTTATGTGGCTCCGGAGCCTGCGCGGGTGATGCTCATCTTGTTGGGCATGGGGTTCAGTGTGATGGGGCGTCGTCGCCGGAAAAAGGTGTCAGCCCGAACGACTCTCGAGCCTGGCATAGTAAAGGAGGCGGGGGTTCCCAGCCCCGCTCAGTCGAGCGTCTCGTGA